A window of the Salvelinus alpinus chromosome 25, SLU_Salpinus.1, whole genome shotgun sequence genome harbors these coding sequences:
- the LOC139553478 gene encoding eukaryotic translation initiation factor 5-like: protein MSVNVNRSVADQFYRYKMPRLIAKVEGKGNGIKTVIVNMTDVAKALSRPPTYPTKFFGCELGAQTQFDAKNDRFIVNGSHEANKLQDMLDVFIRKFVLCPECDNPETDLHINPKKQTIGNSCKACGYRGMLDTRHKLCTFILKNPPENEPGSVEKKKDKKNRKKDKENGSGSGEAGNHNDIDAPDAVDGEDDEDWAEETTEEAQRRRMEEISSHAKNLTLSEDLEKTLEERVNIFYNFVKQKREDCAVDAADKEILAEAERLDVMAMGPLILSELLFDENIRDQIKKYKRHFLRFCVNNKKAQKYLLGGFECLVKLHQAQLLPRVPVVLKDLYDADLVEEDVILSWAEKVSKKYVSKELAKEIHARASPFIRWLKEAEEESAGSEVEEEEDDENVEVVYDSSARELKVETVKLNKPDEEEDDFDIDAI from the exons ATGTCTGTTAATGTCAACCGCAGTGTGGCAGACCAGTTCTATCGCTACAAGATGCCCCGTCTGATTGCTAAG GTTGAGGGCAAAGGAAATGGAATCAAGACTGTCATTGTCAACATGACTGATGTTGCAAAGGCACTGAGTAGGCCTCCAACAT ATCCAACCAAGTTTTTTGGTTGTGAGCTTGGTGCTCAGACCCAGTTTGATGCAAAGAATGACCGCTTCATCGTAAACGGATCCCATGAAGCAAACAAGTTGCAGGACATGCTAGATGTATTTATCCGGAAATTTGTGCTGTGTCCTGAGTGTGATAACCCTGAAACTGATCTG CATATCAATCCTAAGAAACAAACAATCGGTAACTCCTGTAAGGCCTGTGGGTACCGCGGCATGCTAGACACACGACACAAGCTCTGCACATTCATCCTCAAAAACCCACCAG AAAATGAACCTGGGTCTGTGGAGAAGAAGAAAGATAAGAAGAACCGTAAGAAGGACAAGGAGAATGGCTCTGGCAGCGGTGAGGCTGGGAACCATAACGACATAGATGCCCCTGATGCCGTA GATGGTGAAGATGATGAGGATTGGGCAGAGGAGACCACGGAGGAGGCACAGAGACGAAGGATGGAGGAGATCAGTTCCCATGCAAAGAACCTGACCCTCAGTGAGGACCTGGAGAAGACCCTGGAGGAGCGGGTCAACATATTCTATAACTTTGTCAAA CAAAAAAGGGAGGACTGCGCTGTTGATGCAGCAGATAAGGAGATCTTGGCGGAGGCAGAGCGTCTGGATGTGATGGCCATGGGACCGCTGATTCTGAGCGAACTACTGTTTGACGAAAACATCCGTGACCAGATCAAGAAATACAAGCGCCATTTCCTTCGC TTCTGTGTGAATAACAAGAAGGCCCAGAAGTACCTCCTGGGAGGCTTTGAGTGCTTGGTGAAGCTGCACCAAGCCCAGCTGCTGCCCCGTGTGCCTGTCGTGCTCAAAGACCTGTATGATGCTGATCTAGTGGAGGAGGATGTCATACTGTCCTGGGCAGAGAAG GTGTCCAAGAAGTATGTCTCTAAGGAACTTGCCAAAGAGATCCATGCGAGGGCGTCTCCTTTCATCAGGTGGCTGAAGGAGGCGGAGGAAGAGAGTGCGGGCAGcgaggtagaggaggaagaggatgatgaaAATGTGGAG GTTGTGTATGATTCTTCTGCTCGGGAACTGAAAGTGGAGACAGTAAAACTGAACAAGCCTGACGAGGAAGAGGACGACTTCGATATTGATGCAATTTAA